Below is a genomic region from Halobacterium sp. CBA1132.
CTTGTCCTTCCAGTCGATGGTCGTCGTCAGCCCCTTGTCGTGCATCGTCTGTGTGGTGGGGGCGCCGACCCGCGACTTCTCCTGTCGTTCCTGGTGGTTGAACGCGCGCCATTCCGGACCGGGGTCGATCTGCTCCTCCTCGACGACCAGACCACAGTCGTTGCAGACCAGTTCCGCGCGGTCCGAGCTCTTCACGAGGTTGTCAGAGCCACACTCCGGGCACTCCCGTACCCCCTCCTCAGACTCCTCCTGCTCTGTCGCCGTTTCTCGCTCCCGCTGGCGAGTGGACCGTGTCATCGCATTTTTATATTAGCGTTTCGCAAACGTTTAAATCCATTGCCGGTTTGGGATGTATCCCAGGCAACACAATTCTCGGCAGTTTCGGCCGGAATCGGCGCTCAACGGCCCAGAGACGGCTCAACTGGAATACGGGGATAGAAATCCATATACGGGAGGCGGGGTGACTTCGGCTTAATGCCGGTCGTAGAGTGCGACGTCGACGACGCGCGCGAACGCCTCGACGCAGCGGGCGCGTCGTTCAGCGAGGGGAACTCCGAGTACGAGCGCTGGCACGCCGACCTCGGAGGCGCCCACGCCGTCGCCTACGACGACAAACTGGTCGTGCAGGGCGGTAACCCCACGGACATCACTGCCGTCGTCGAACCCGACCGCGGTGGCCGCGTCCACGCGTACTTCGACGGCGCGAGCCGCGGCAACCCCGGGCCCGCCGCCGTCGGCTGGGTGCTCGTCTCCGGCGATGGAATCGTCGCGGAGGGCGGCGAACGAATCGGTCGCGCGACCAACAACCAGGCCGAGTACGAGGCCCTGCTGACGGTGCTGGAAGCTGCCGCGGAGTTCGGCTTCGATGAGGTCGAGATCCGCGGCGACTCCCAGCTCGTCGAGAAACAGGTCAAGGGCGCGTGGGACACCAACGACCCCGAACTCCGGGAGAAGCGCGTTCGCGCACGAGAGCTGTTGGAGCGCTTCGAATCGTGGACGCTGACCCACGTTCCGAGAGAGGTAAACGACCGCGCGGACGAACTAGCCAACGAAGCCCTCGACGATGACTGAGCTCCCAGCCGACGTAGTCGACGAAGCGGAACGCCTCACTCGCCTCGCCCGCGACGCGGTCGACGACGCCGCGGCGGCCGCGTACCGCGACCGCCGGGACGACCTGCTCGCCGAACACGGGTTCGTCCCGCGCCTGCGCGAGCGCGACGACACGCTCGTCTGCTATCCCGACGAGTGGGTCGACGACGGCACGGTCCAACTGGGCGACGTCGAAGACACCGACCGCGCGGCCGAGGTGTCGCTATCCGGGCCGGGCGAGCAGGGCGACTACGAGGAAGCCGCCGCGCGCAACGACGCCATCGTCGAGCGCGTGCGGGAGCGCCACGGCGACGTCCACGGGGACAACGCCGCGGCGTTCGCCGAGTTCATGAACAACTACTACGCGCGCCCGATGGACACCGCCGACGACCGCGAGCGCGAGGAGTTCCTCGCGGAGTACTTCCCGCGGAACGCGTGGCCGAACGAGGAGCAGCGCGAACGCGTCGAGGCGTCGCTGGAGTTGCTGTTCGAAGTCGCCGAAGACGTGGACACCGCGGAGTCGGCGCCGGCGTCCGAACAGTAGCGGCGCCGCTACGGAGTCGGTAAAATGTCGGTTCGTCGGTGAACCGTTAGTTCTCGGCGAGGATGTCGCGGACCTGCTCTTTGCGGTCCTCGTCGGTGAGGAACTTCGAGAGCGTCCACTCGAGGTCGTCGAGGACGGCGTCGAAGCCGTCGTCGGTGAGCTCGTACTGGTTGGTTCGCTTGTCGAGCTCGGACTTCTCGACGAGACCCTTGTTGACGAGGTCGTCGAGGTTCGGGTAGAGTCGACCGTGGTTGACTTCCTGTCCGTAGTAGTCTTCGAGTTCGCGCTTGATGGCGAGCCCGTAGCGGGCTTCCTCGGCGAGGACGGTGAGGATGTTCTTCTGGAACGCAGTCAGGTCGCGCACGTCCGTACGTGCAGCAGGTTGTGCCTCTGACATAGCTAACCGAAAGTCATCTGGCTATTTAACTTCTGCGAGGTGCCATTTTCGCGCCTAACGAGGGATTTTGGCAATTTTCTGCAGTGAAAACGCAAAAGTGCGACCGCTTCGGGTGGTCACGTCCGCCGCAAAACCCGCGTACAATCGACGCATGCCAACACTGCACACGACCATCGAAACGGGATAGAAAAACATATTCCGGCGCGAACGGCATCTCTGCGCCATGGCGAACCTCTGGGAAGACCTCGAAACCGGACCGGACGCACCCGACGTGATTTACGCGGTCGTCGAGTGCCTGAAAGGCGAGCGCAACAAGTACGAGTACGACAAGGACATCCCGGGCGTGGTGCTGGACCGCGTGCTCCACAGCAACGTCCACTACCCCTCGGACTACGGGTTCATCCCGCAGTCGTACTACGACGACGAGGACCCCTTCGACGTGCTGGTGCTCGTCGAGGACCAGACGTTCCCCGGCTGCGTCATCGAGGCGCGCCCGGTCGCGCTCATGAAGATGGACGACGACGGCGAGCAGGACGACAAGGTCATCGCGGTGCCCGACGAGGACCCCCGCTACGACCACATCGAGGACCTCGAAGACATCCCCCAGCAGGAACTCGACGAGATCGAGGAGTTCTTCGAGACGTACAAGAATCTCGAAGCCGGGAAGGAAGTCGAGACGCTGGGCTTCGAGGACGCCGACGCCGCGAAGGACGCAATCGAGCACGCCCAAGACCTCTACGACGAGAAGTTCGCGTAACGCTCCGCCACTCCATTCCTCCGTTTTCGCCGCCGACTAGCGGCGCCCATAACCACGGTGTATCACGCGCTGCGCCGCCGATGTGTTATGCTCATGGGTAATTATTTCCGGGGTTGTGCCCTACCGTTGGGTGTAATGGCTGCCAGTCACTCCGAGTTCGGCGTTCACCACGTCACCGTCGTTCCCACGAACTTCCAGTCCGCGGACAGCGACGACGAGGACCGAACGGACGCCGTGAGCGCGTCCGACGCCCTCCGCTGACCTGGCACGGGGCAACATACTTAACGATTCAGGTGGACTCTCGGCGTAATGCTCCCCGAGGTC
It encodes:
- a CDS encoding inorganic diphosphatase, coding for MANLWEDLETGPDAPDVIYAVVECLKGERNKYEYDKDIPGVVLDRVLHSNVHYPSDYGFIPQSYYDDEDPFDVLVLVEDQTFPGCVIEARPVALMKMDDDGEQDDKVIAVPDEDPRYDHIEDLEDIPQQELDEIEEFFETYKNLEAGKEVETLGFEDADAAKDAIEHAQDLYDEKFA
- a CDS encoding PadR family transcriptional regulator; the encoded protein is MSEAQPAARTDVRDLTAFQKNILTVLAEEARYGLAIKRELEDYYGQEVNHGRLYPNLDDLVNKGLVEKSELDKRTNQYELTDDGFDAVLDDLEWTLSKFLTDEDRKEQVRDILAEN
- the rnhA gene encoding ribonuclease HI, with protein sequence MPVVECDVDDARERLDAAGASFSEGNSEYERWHADLGGAHAVAYDDKLVVQGGNPTDITAVVEPDRGGRVHAYFDGASRGNPGPAAVGWVLVSGDGIVAEGGERIGRATNNQAEYEALLTVLEAAAEFGFDEVEIRGDSQLVEKQVKGAWDTNDPELREKRVRARELLERFESWTLTHVPREVNDRADELANEALDDD